Proteins encoded within one genomic window of Bacteroides sedimenti:
- a CDS encoding FecR family protein: MEEQLLIRFLSHQCTSDELKEVQDWISTNKAHADWFFEIERLWSLKDEFRFSDKKEIEIAFNRFMNELENKEKAQHETKPIYRISGTTELKMDHEDTISESDTRENNLQEENISGKEYRKAVNLKISPLRRIVSLSKYAAAILIVVLLSLNLYRITTNQNEKLNTIEVPRGQRVALTLCDGTRVWLNSDSKLTYPASFGGNKREVTLQGEGYFEVTKDHKHPFIVHNTSLDVKVLGTKFNVKAYLGEISSVFLKEGKVEVSDPEKNRKIILHPSDKVLYTLDKGFKLQTNVSSEESDSWRQGELAFVEESLRTIVKSLERRYDVQITVHPPELNNKLFTCRFKQDATLEQVLDLLKDTREFTYKIENKKVNIYSRHP; this comes from the coding sequence ATGGAAGAACAATTACTGATACGATTTCTCTCACACCAATGTACATCTGATGAATTAAAGGAAGTGCAAGATTGGATTTCAACAAACAAAGCTCATGCAGACTGGTTTTTTGAGATTGAACGGCTGTGGTCGCTTAAAGATGAATTCCGGTTTTCTGATAAAAAAGAGATTGAGATTGCCTTCAACCGATTTATGAACGAATTGGAGAATAAAGAGAAAGCACAGCATGAGACTAAGCCAATATATAGAATATCCGGAACAACTGAATTGAAGATGGATCATGAAGATACAATTTCAGAAAGTGATACCCGAGAAAACAACCTACAAGAAGAAAACATTTCAGGAAAAGAGTACCGCAAAGCTGTCAACCTAAAAATTTCACCACTTCGTCGAATTGTTTCATTGAGTAAATATGCTGCTGCAATATTGATTGTAGTTCTTCTCTCGTTAAACCTCTACCGAATAACGACCAATCAAAACGAAAAATTAAACACAATCGAAGTTCCTCGCGGCCAACGAGTTGCTCTCACTCTTTGCGATGGCACTCGTGTTTGGCTCAACTCGGATAGTAAGCTCACTTACCCTGCCAGTTTTGGAGGTAATAAACGAGAGGTTACGTTACAAGGTGAAGGATATTTTGAAGTGACAAAAGACCATAAACATCCTTTCATTGTACACAATACCAGTCTGGATGTTAAAGTTCTCGGAACGAAGTTTAATGTGAAGGCTTATCTAGGAGAAATTTCATCTGTCTTCCTAAAAGAAGGCAAAGTGGAGGTTTCAGATCCTGAAAAGAACAGAAAAATAATTCTTCATCCCAGCGATAAAGTTCTTTATACGTTAGATAAAGGCTTTAAATTGCAAACGAATGTAAGCTCTGAAGAGTCTGATAGCTGGCGACAAGGTGAACTGGCCTTCGTGGAAGAATCTCTTAGAACCATTGTTAAATCGTTGGAAAGAAGGTATGATGTACAGATTACAGTTCATCCGCCTGAATTAAACAATAAACTTTTCACTTGCCGGTTTAAACAGGACGCTACCTTGGAACAGGTACTTGACTTGTTAAAAGACACCCGCGAATTTACTTATAAGATCGAAAACAAAAAAGTAAATATCTACAGCAGGCACCCATAA